The following proteins come from a genomic window of Edaphobacter sp. 4G125:
- a CDS encoding lysylphosphatidylglycerol synthase transmembrane domain-containing protein: MKRRSGVLWAVLVLVLAGIVFVYRDRIHFDWANFKQQLQHIHWGHAIAGIVLIYGTYWLRAIRWSVLVRPTKDVKATALVGPQFIGFTAVALFGRLADLTRPYLVARKIELPLSSQVAVYTLDRMFDLGAAALIFSTALAFMPKDMPHQEIFLRTGLISLAVTLAIAVFAGVVRVSGGAVAGFARTVLRPLSKNVAESIAEKITGFRDGLNALKSWREFAVVAGISLLMWGMIASAYVQTAHAFVETPELGQLSFSRAMLLMAASIGGSLLQLPIVGWFTQIAVTAAAMHTFYGAPIEAATACGALLLVVTFFCIIPAGLVCAQLEQVSLRKITTESEEAGKEPAVAQE, encoded by the coding sequence ATGAAGAGACGGAGTGGAGTGCTGTGGGCGGTGCTGGTTCTTGTGCTCGCAGGAATCGTCTTTGTTTATCGCGACCGGATCCATTTTGATTGGGCAAACTTTAAACAGCAGCTTCAGCATATCCATTGGGGACATGCGATTGCAGGAATCGTTCTGATCTACGGGACCTACTGGTTGCGGGCGATACGCTGGAGTGTGCTGGTACGGCCGACGAAGGACGTCAAAGCAACGGCGCTAGTGGGGCCACAGTTTATCGGCTTTACAGCAGTCGCTTTGTTCGGACGTCTGGCAGACCTGACGCGTCCTTACCTGGTGGCAAGAAAGATTGAGCTTCCGCTGAGCTCGCAGGTTGCGGTGTATACGCTGGATCGGATGTTCGACCTGGGAGCGGCGGCCTTGATTTTTTCGACGGCACTGGCCTTTATGCCAAAGGATATGCCGCATCAGGAGATCTTTTTGCGAACGGGCCTGATTAGCCTGGCCGTCACACTGGCGATTGCTGTCTTCGCTGGAGTCGTCAGAGTTTCAGGTGGCGCGGTGGCTGGGTTTGCGCGGACGGTGCTGCGGCCTCTGTCGAAGAATGTCGCGGAGAGTATCGCAGAGAAGATCACCGGATTCCGCGACGGATTGAATGCGCTGAAGAGCTGGCGCGAGTTTGCTGTGGTGGCAGGAATCTCGCTTCTGATGTGGGGGATGATTGCCTCGGCGTATGTCCAGACAGCGCATGCCTTCGTGGAGACTCCGGAGTTGGGGCAGCTTTCGTTCTCGCGGGCGATGCTGCTGATGGCTGCAAGCATCGGCGGCAGCCTGTTGCAGCTTCCGATTGTGGGGTGGTTTACCCAGATTGCCGTAACGGCGGCAGCGATGCACACCTTCTACGGCGCTCCGATTGAAGCCGCAACTGCCTGTGGCGCCCTGCTGCTGGTCGTAACGTTTTTCTGCATCATCCCGGCTGGGCTAGTATGCGCACAATTGGAACAGGTAAGTCTGCGGAAGATTACGACGGAGAGCGAAGAGGCGGGGAAAGAGCCAGCGGTGGCGCAGGAGTAG
- the nrdR gene encoding transcriptional regulator NrdR — protein sequence MKCPYCGFTQDRVVDSRESKEADSIRRRRECERCNKRFTTYERIDEIPYMVVKKDGRREKFDRQKVLSGLLHACEKRPISAAKLEQIVDETEAYVVDSPERERSTTEVGELITTRLKEIDTVAYIRFASVYRDFKDVSEFKQELEQLLSGNGKDQKKKR from the coding sequence ATGAAGTGTCCTTACTGCGGTTTTACCCAGGATCGAGTGGTCGATTCGCGAGAGAGCAAGGAGGCGGATTCGATCCGCCGCAGACGCGAGTGTGAGAGGTGCAACAAGCGGTTCACCACTTACGAGCGTATCGATGAAATTCCATACATGGTGGTGAAGAAGGACGGCCGGAGAGAGAAGTTCGACCGGCAGAAGGTCCTGAGCGGGCTTTTGCATGCCTGCGAGAAGAGACCTATCTCCGCTGCGAAACTGGAACAGATTGTCGATGAGACAGAGGCTTATGTGGTGGACTCCCCGGAACGTGAGCGGTCGACTACAGAGGTGGGCGAACTGATTACGACTCGGCTCAAAGAGATCGACACCGTGGCTTATATCCGGTTCGCCAGCGTGTACCGGGACTTCAAGGACGTGAGCGAGTTCAAACAGGAGTTGGAACAGCTTTTGAGCGGAAACGGCAAAGACCAGAAGAAGAAGCGATGA
- a CDS encoding isocitrate/isopropylmalate dehydrogenase family protein, translating into MAIERTHKITLIPGDGIGPEVSGAVVKIVEAAGAAAGVGFEWHRFAAGADAFEQTREYIPKALYESIEQNKVALKGPVTTPVGGGFASINVTLRKKFDLFANFRPVKSLPGLKTKYPDIDLIIVRENTEDLYAGLEHEIVPGVVQSLKIITEKGSSRIAQFAFDYARKHGRKKIHAIHKANIMKLSDGLFLRCCRKVSEGFPEVEYKEHIVDNTCMQLVLNPYQYDILLTENLYGDILSDLCSAFVGGLGLVPGANLGHGCAIFEAVHGSAPDIAGKDMANPTALLQSAVLMLHHINEGATAERVQNAIEQVYREGKTLTRDVGGQSGTRAFADAVLEAMSSPATI; encoded by the coding sequence ATGGCGATTGAGAGAACACACAAGATTACGTTGATTCCTGGTGATGGGATCGGTCCAGAAGTCTCTGGCGCGGTCGTCAAGATTGTGGAGGCGGCGGGCGCGGCAGCCGGTGTCGGGTTTGAGTGGCATCGATTCGCGGCCGGTGCAGATGCCTTTGAGCAGACCCGCGAGTACATCCCGAAGGCGCTGTATGAGTCAATTGAGCAGAACAAGGTCGCGCTGAAGGGGCCGGTGACAACTCCGGTCGGGGGAGGATTCGCTTCGATCAACGTAACACTGCGGAAGAAATTCGACCTGTTCGCAAACTTTCGACCGGTAAAGAGTCTTCCGGGGCTGAAGACGAAGTATCCCGACATTGACCTGATCATCGTGCGCGAGAACACGGAAGATCTGTACGCCGGGCTGGAGCACGAGATTGTTCCGGGAGTCGTACAGTCGTTGAAGATTATTACCGAGAAGGGGTCGTCGCGCATTGCGCAGTTCGCCTTTGACTATGCTCGCAAGCATGGACGCAAGAAGATCCATGCGATCCACAAGGCGAACATCATGAAGCTATCGGATGGCTTGTTTCTGCGCTGCTGCCGTAAAGTGTCCGAGGGTTTTCCGGAGGTCGAATACAAGGAGCACATCGTCGACAACACCTGCATGCAGCTGGTGCTGAATCCTTACCAGTACGACATTCTGCTCACCGAGAACCTCTATGGCGACATTCTGAGCGACCTGTGCAGCGCTTTTGTAGGCGGGTTGGGGCTGGTTCCAGGAGCGAATCTCGGTCACGGCTGCGCCATCTTCGAGGCCGTGCATGGATCGGCGCCCGATATCGCGGGTAAGGACATGGCGAATCCAACAGCGCTGCTGCAATCAGCGGTGCTGATGCTGCACCACATCAACGAAGGCGCAACTGCTGAGCGGGTACAGAATGCGATCGAGCAGGTGTACCGCGAAGGCAAGACGCTGACGCGTGATGTGGGCGGGCAGAGCGGGACGAGGGCGTTTGCCGACGCGGTACTTGAGGCTATGTCTTCTCCTGCGACGATTTAG
- the asd gene encoding aspartate-semialdehyde dehydrogenase has product MERRRVGILGATGMVGQRFIQLLHNHPWFEITWLAASDRSAGKAYGEACKWKLDTPLPAKIAAMKVQPNVPELCEGELPKIIFAALDADIARELEPKFAAAGCAVISNSSAFRMVADVPLVVPEVNADHLQLIETQEWRRESGGYIVTNPNCSAIGLVLALKPLEERFGIESLFVSTMQAVSGAGYPGVPSLDIMGNVVPFIKNEEEKMQEEVGKLLGRLRGNQISMLDAKVSAHCNRVPVEDGHTECVSIKFKKKATREEILAAWSEFAPLRGEGLPTAPEVPVEFDGAVDRPQPRLDRMRGHGMASTVGRLRECLLLDWKFVVLSHNTIRGAAGAALLNAEVLARMGKLDKLGVPTGVAQGQAVLA; this is encoded by the coding sequence ATGGAACGGCGACGGGTTGGTATTCTTGGCGCGACCGGCATGGTCGGTCAGCGATTCATTCAGCTTTTGCACAATCACCCCTGGTTTGAGATTACGTGGCTCGCAGCAAGCGACCGCAGCGCGGGTAAGGCCTATGGGGAGGCCTGTAAATGGAAGCTGGACACTCCTTTACCAGCAAAAATTGCGGCCATGAAGGTGCAGCCGAATGTGCCTGAGCTGTGCGAAGGCGAACTGCCGAAGATTATCTTTGCCGCTTTGGACGCAGACATTGCGCGTGAGCTGGAACCGAAGTTTGCCGCTGCCGGATGCGCAGTAATTTCGAATTCGAGCGCCTTCCGCATGGTTGCGGATGTTCCACTGGTTGTGCCCGAGGTCAACGCAGATCACCTGCAGCTGATCGAGACGCAGGAGTGGCGACGCGAGAGCGGCGGGTACATTGTGACCAATCCGAACTGTTCTGCGATTGGGTTGGTATTGGCGCTGAAGCCGCTGGAAGAGCGCTTTGGAATTGAGAGCCTGTTTGTTTCGACAATGCAGGCGGTAAGCGGCGCGGGCTATCCCGGCGTACCTTCGCTGGACATCATGGGCAATGTTGTCCCGTTCATCAAAAACGAAGAAGAAAAGATGCAGGAGGAGGTCGGCAAGCTGCTAGGCCGCCTGCGCGGGAACCAGATCTCCATGCTGGATGCCAAGGTCAGCGCACACTGCAACCGCGTGCCGGTAGAAGACGGCCACACCGAGTGCGTGAGCATCAAGTTCAAGAAGAAGGCGACGCGGGAGGAGATTCTGGCAGCGTGGAGTGAATTTGCTCCGCTGCGTGGAGAGGGCCTGCCGACGGCTCCCGAGGTTCCGGTGGAGTTCGATGGTGCTGTGGATCGTCCGCAGCCGCGCCTGGACCGGATGCGCGGTCACGGCATGGCCTCCACGGTGGGTCGTCTGCGCGAATGCCTGCTGCTGGACTGGAAGTTCGTCGTGCTATCGCACAATACGATTCGTGGTGCGGCGGGAGCCGCTCTGCTGAATGCCGAAGTACTGGCGCGTATGGGCAAGCTGGATAAGCTGGGAGTTCCAACCGGAGTAGCTCAGGGTCAGGCGGTGCTGGCTTGA
- the lysC gene encoding lysine-sensitive aspartokinase 3, with translation MKFGGTSVEDAKAMERTAAIVGGRRKKGLETIVVVSAMAKVTDQLLAGAAAAGRGDKSGALAISSRLRNRHIDTATELLDEQRFGNLQLAIHQEFDALDDLLRGIAAVGELTDRTSDLVVSFGERLSSRIVAAAFEQRGLNGAHVDARTCIITDSNYGKAAPQEAAIEAKLTELVLPLVEEGKTPVMGGFIGSNAEGITTTLGRGGSDYTAALVGGGLHAGAIEIWTDVNGIMTTDPRMVPEALRVKTISFEEAAELAYFGAKVLHPATILPAVQKSIPVWVLNSRNAENEGTKITAVAPKCKSPFKSIAAKKKLTIIDIVASRMLMSHGYLKAVFDVFDKYKCVIDMVSTSEVSISLSVDSNERLPEICEELSKIADVKMEGGKALICMVGEDIRGHNGIAGQVFTAVSHVNLRMISQGASEINMSFMIDEQDVEEAVRSLHKNFFADPDPSIFDIEARVPAETRA, from the coding sequence ATGAAGTTTGGCGGAACCTCTGTGGAGGACGCCAAGGCGATGGAGCGGACGGCGGCGATCGTCGGCGGACGCAGGAAGAAAGGCCTGGAAACGATTGTGGTCGTCTCAGCGATGGCCAAGGTCACGGACCAGCTTCTGGCCGGAGCAGCCGCAGCCGGACGCGGAGACAAATCCGGAGCTCTGGCGATTAGCTCGCGTTTGCGAAACCGTCACATCGATACCGCGACCGAGCTTCTGGACGAACAGCGATTCGGGAATCTGCAGCTGGCGATCCATCAGGAGTTTGATGCTCTGGACGATCTGCTGCGCGGCATCGCTGCCGTTGGAGAGCTGACGGACAGGACCAGCGACTTAGTGGTGAGCTTCGGAGAGCGGCTTTCGAGCCGCATCGTTGCAGCCGCGTTCGAGCAGCGCGGATTGAACGGAGCCCACGTCGATGCGCGCACCTGCATTATTACTGATTCCAATTATGGCAAGGCCGCTCCGCAGGAAGCCGCGATTGAAGCCAAGCTGACGGAGTTGGTGCTTCCGCTTGTGGAAGAGGGCAAGACTCCGGTGATGGGCGGCTTTATCGGCTCAAACGCTGAAGGCATCACCACGACTCTTGGCCGTGGCGGAAGCGACTACACCGCTGCTCTGGTGGGCGGGGGACTTCATGCCGGCGCCATCGAGATCTGGACCGACGTCAACGGCATTATGACGACCGACCCACGCATGGTTCCTGAGGCGTTACGGGTGAAGACGATCAGCTTTGAAGAGGCCGCCGAGCTGGCCTATTTCGGCGCGAAGGTTCTGCACCCGGCAACCATCCTTCCTGCGGTGCAGAAGAGCATTCCGGTGTGGGTGCTGAACTCGCGGAACGCGGAGAACGAGGGCACGAAGATCACTGCCGTGGCTCCGAAGTGCAAGAGCCCCTTCAAGAGCATCGCGGCCAAAAAGAAGCTGACGATCATCGACATTGTTGCGAGCCGTATGCTGATGTCGCACGGCTATCTGAAGGCAGTCTTCGATGTCTTCGATAAGTACAAGTGCGTGATCGATATGGTTTCGACCAGCGAGGTCAGCATCTCGCTGAGTGTGGACTCGAACGAGCGGCTGCCGGAGATCTGCGAGGAGCTGTCGAAGATCGCCGATGTGAAGATGGAGGGCGGGAAGGCCCTCATCTGCATGGTGGGCGAAGACATTCGCGGACACAACGGCATTGCCGGACAGGTGTTTACAGCGGTCAGCCACGTAAACCTGCGGATGATCTCGCAGGGCGCCAGCGAAATCAACATGAGCTTCATGATCGATGAACAAGACGTAGAAGAGGCCGTGCGCAGTCTGCACAAAAACTTCTTCGCCGATCCTGACCCGTCGATCTTCGATATAGAGGCGCGGGTTCCTGCTGAAACCAGGGCTTAG
- the dapB gene encoding 4-hydroxy-tetrahydrodipicolinate reductase encodes MRVLVLGHGKTGKLVAEVAAERGHSVHVLDAKENANASALTPPFVAGFDVVIDFTTPEAAVQNMRAVLATGAKMVVGTTGWYDKLPDMRSLAERKQAGLLYGTNFSVGVQTMLQMAKRMAELLKNSGYEFSIEETHHVTKLDSPSGTAISLANTVKAAAGITDVPIKAHRVGDAAGLHVLEARSKADKLVLTHEAHSRRGFAEGAVRAAEWISTHTGCYDFQEVCTKV; translated from the coding sequence ATGCGAGTATTGGTGCTGGGACATGGCAAGACAGGAAAGCTCGTGGCCGAGGTGGCGGCCGAGCGTGGGCACAGCGTCCATGTGCTGGATGCGAAAGAGAATGCGAACGCCTCAGCCCTGACGCCTCCATTTGTCGCGGGCTTCGATGTGGTGATCGATTTCACCACCCCCGAAGCAGCGGTCCAGAATATGCGGGCAGTACTGGCGACCGGAGCAAAGATGGTGGTTGGCACGACGGGCTGGTATGACAAGCTGCCGGACATGCGCTCTCTGGCCGAGCGTAAGCAGGCCGGTCTGCTCTACGGTACAAACTTCTCCGTCGGCGTACAGACGATGCTACAGATGGCGAAGCGCATGGCCGAGCTACTGAAGAATTCTGGCTACGAGTTTTCTATCGAGGAGACGCACCATGTAACGAAGCTCGACTCTCCTTCGGGCACGGCGATCTCGCTCGCCAACACGGTGAAAGCTGCGGCGGGAATCACGGATGTCCCGATCAAGGCTCATCGCGTAGGCGACGCTGCCGGGCTTCACGTTTTAGAAGCCAGGAGCAAAGCAGACAAGCTGGTGCTGACCCACGAGGCACATTCGCGGCGGGGATTTGCCGAAGGTGCGGTACGGGCGGCGGAGTGGATCTCCACCCATACTGGCTGCTACGACTTTCAAGAAGTCTGCACGAAAGTGTAG
- a CDS encoding aminopeptidase, with protein sequence MSVAEAVNVTGFDQLTLDEKLDRLAEVAVKVGLGLKEGQELIMSAPMDALPLARKITEQAYKAGAKLVTTFYADDATALARFQYAPDASFDYAATWLSDGIANGFRSGAARLAIAGANPALLARQDPAKVSRANVAASKAGKPAMELITRHEINWTIVAAATPEWAKLVFPGEPEDVAIAKLWEAIFATSRVNVDDPVKEWKEHGERLKKRVELLNAKRFSALHFKSADGTTDLKVGLADDHLWAGGGTTAGNGVYCQPNIPTEECFTTPHKDRVDGVVRASKPLSHQGTLIENIQVRFEGGKIVEAKATAGEDVLNRLISTDDGARRLGEVALVPHNSPIAQSGILFWNTLFDENAASHIALGQAYSTCLIGGEKMDAAELAKRGANESLIHVDWMIGSAQMDVDGIAADGTTEPLMRKGAWV encoded by the coding sequence ATGAGTGTTGCAGAAGCAGTGAACGTTACAGGATTCGATCAACTTACGCTGGATGAAAAGCTGGACCGGCTGGCGGAGGTCGCGGTTAAGGTTGGTCTGGGACTCAAGGAAGGCCAGGAGCTGATCATGTCGGCTCCGATGGATGCCCTTCCATTAGCGCGCAAGATCACAGAACAAGCCTATAAAGCTGGCGCGAAGCTGGTGACCACTTTCTACGCCGATGACGCAACAGCGTTGGCGCGGTTCCAATACGCTCCTGATGCGAGCTTCGACTATGCCGCGACATGGCTGTCGGACGGTATTGCGAACGGTTTCCGCAGTGGAGCGGCACGGTTGGCGATTGCTGGCGCAAATCCTGCGCTGCTGGCCAGGCAAGATCCAGCGAAGGTTTCGCGCGCCAATGTTGCCGCCTCGAAGGCAGGCAAACCAGCGATGGAGCTGATTACCCGTCACGAGATCAACTGGACGATTGTCGCCGCAGCAACGCCGGAGTGGGCAAAGCTGGTCTTCCCCGGAGAGCCGGAAGATGTCGCCATTGCGAAATTGTGGGAGGCGATCTTTGCAACCTCGCGAGTGAATGTAGACGATCCTGTCAAAGAGTGGAAAGAACACGGCGAGCGGCTGAAGAAACGCGTCGAGCTACTGAATGCGAAGCGTTTCTCTGCCCTGCACTTCAAGTCGGCCGATGGAACGACCGATCTGAAGGTGGGTCTGGCGGACGACCATCTGTGGGCCGGAGGCGGCACCACGGCAGGAAACGGCGTCTACTGCCAGCCGAATATCCCGACGGAGGAGTGCTTTACCACTCCGCACAAGGACCGTGTAGATGGCGTGGTACGTGCTTCGAAGCCACTGTCGCATCAGGGCACGCTGATTGAGAACATTCAGGTTCGGTTTGAGGGTGGAAAGATCGTCGAAGCAAAAGCCACGGCTGGCGAGGATGTACTGAACCGGCTGATCTCGACGGACGACGGCGCCCGACGGCTGGGTGAAGTGGCTCTGGTGCCGCACAACTCTCCCATTGCACAGAGCGGCATCCTGTTCTGGAACACGTTGTTCGACGAGAATGCGGCGAGTCATATCGCGTTGGGCCAGGCGTATTCCACCTGCCTGATCGGCGGCGAGAAGATGGATGCAGCCGAACTGGCAAAGCGCGGAGCGAACGAAAGCCTAATCCACGTGGACTGGATGATCGGCTCCGCACAGATGGATGTCGATGGGATTGCCGCCGATGGCACCACGGAGCCACTGATGCGCAAGGGCGCATGGGTGTAA
- the dapA gene encoding 4-hydroxy-tetrahydrodipicolinate synthase, translating to MELMGCGTALVTPFRGDSSVDEAGLRALVEWQIESGIGFLVPCGTTGEAATLSEQEWLRVIEITAETAAGRVPVFGGCTNNSTQEAVAKAKKLAKVKDLTGILTANPYYNKPGQEGQYRHFRAIAEAVDLPVLLYNIPGRTAANLEPATAVRLAEIPNIIGIKESSGNITQITELLTMVPEGFKVFSGDDSIALPVLALGGVGLVSVASNVIPAEMSAMVRAAMDGDWATARSVNRRYFRLMLAHFWEASPAPVKAVLKMVGRGEDVLRLPMVLVSDATRKRLEALVEELGLLQGIAIQGETRRAS from the coding sequence ATGGAATTGATGGGTTGTGGAACGGCGCTGGTAACTCCTTTTCGCGGAGACTCGAGCGTGGACGAGGCCGGGCTGCGCGCTCTGGTCGAATGGCAGATCGAGAGCGGCATCGGCTTTCTGGTTCCCTGCGGCACGACGGGAGAGGCAGCCACACTCAGCGAGCAGGAGTGGCTGCGGGTGATCGAGATCACTGCTGAGACCGCAGCTGGACGAGTTCCTGTCTTTGGTGGATGTACCAACAATTCAACGCAGGAAGCCGTAGCCAAAGCCAAAAAGCTAGCGAAGGTGAAGGACCTGACGGGCATTCTGACGGCGAATCCGTACTACAACAAGCCCGGTCAGGAAGGTCAATATCGGCACTTCCGCGCGATTGCCGAGGCAGTTGATCTTCCGGTGCTGCTGTACAACATCCCCGGACGCACAGCGGCAAATCTTGAGCCCGCAACGGCGGTAAGGCTGGCAGAGATACCGAACATCATTGGAATCAAGGAATCGAGCGGCAATATTACGCAGATCACGGAACTGCTGACGATGGTTCCTGAGGGATTCAAAGTATTTTCCGGAGATGACTCGATCGCGCTACCTGTGCTGGCACTCGGCGGCGTGGGGCTGGTTTCGGTGGCGTCGAATGTGATTCCAGCAGAGATGTCGGCGATGGTACGAGCCGCTATGGATGGCGATTGGGCCACGGCGCGCAGTGTCAACCGACGCTACTTCCGGCTGATGCTGGCGCATTTCTGGGAGGCCAGTCCAGCTCCGGTGAAGGCTGTATTGAAGATGGTCGGACGCGGCGAAGATGTTCTACGACTGCCGATGGTTCTGGTGTCGGATGCAACACGGAAGCGGCTGGAAGCTCTGGTAGAAGAACTTGGATTGCTGCAGGGGATCGCCATACAGGGTGAAACCCGCCGCGCATCGTAG
- a CDS encoding 2,3,4,5-tetrahydropyridine-2,6-dicarboxylate N-succinyltransferase has product MSLNGSLQEKIEHWFAQGAEAVGNKEAEAAFQELRNALEAGTLRSAEPDATQSLGWRVNAWVKRGILLGFRLGQMTEMGSAEGLSFVDKATYPARRFSVADGVRVVPGGSSVRSGAYLSKGVVVMPPAYVNVGAYVDEGTMVDSHALVGSCAQIGKRVHLSAAAQIGGVLEPVNATPVIIEDDALVGGNTGVYEGTIVRKRAVIAAGTVLTRGTPVYDLVKGEIYKATAESPLIIPEGAVVVPGSRAVTKGKGAEWGLSVAAPVIVKYRDEKTELSLVLEDVLR; this is encoded by the coding sequence TTGAGTCTGAACGGTTCGTTGCAGGAGAAGATTGAGCACTGGTTCGCCCAGGGCGCAGAGGCAGTTGGAAACAAAGAAGCAGAAGCCGCATTTCAAGAGCTACGCAACGCTCTCGAGGCAGGCACCTTGCGTTCGGCAGAACCGGATGCGACTCAGTCTCTGGGATGGCGGGTGAATGCATGGGTGAAGCGCGGAATCCTGTTAGGCTTCCGGCTCGGCCAGATGACCGAGATGGGATCTGCCGAAGGGCTTTCGTTCGTTGATAAAGCGACGTATCCAGCGCGGCGGTTCAGCGTAGCCGATGGCGTGCGCGTCGTTCCAGGTGGCTCGAGCGTTCGCAGTGGAGCGTATCTCTCAAAAGGCGTCGTTGTGATGCCTCCTGCGTATGTGAACGTCGGAGCCTATGTCGATGAGGGAACCATGGTCGACTCGCACGCACTCGTGGGAAGCTGCGCACAGATCGGCAAGCGTGTTCACCTGAGCGCAGCGGCGCAGATCGGTGGCGTACTGGAACCGGTAAACGCTACCCCGGTCATTATCGAGGATGACGCCCTGGTAGGCGGCAATACGGGAGTCTATGAGGGAACCATCGTACGGAAGCGCGCTGTCATCGCCGCCGGAACCGTGCTGACGCGCGGGACTCCGGTCTATGACCTGGTGAAGGGCGAGATCTACAAAGCAACAGCGGAGTCGCCACTGATCATCCCAGAAGGAGCGGTGGTCGTACCGGGTTCGCGGGCCGTCACCAAGGGTAAAGGGGCAGAGTGGGGCCTGAGCGTCGCTGCCCCGGTAATTGTGAAGTACAGGGATGAGAAGACGGAGCTTTCGCTGGTTCTCGAGGATGTGCTGAGATAG
- a CDS encoding ribonuclease J has translation MAQDKLKLIPLGGLGEFGMNCMALRWQDDIIVIDAGLMFPEEELLGVDVVVPDISYLTENREKVRGIVLTHGHEDHIGGLPWILSELNVPVFGTEFTLAFVEGKLEEHELLDDADLNEITPGQRLTLGPFSILPIRVTHSLVDCVALAIYTPVGIVLHTGDFKVDLSPTDGQPFDLQAFAELGKQGVLALLQDSTNVDRRGYTPSEKAVLPRLNEIFGQTKKKLFFSCFSSSIHRIRLAMELAAEHGRKVAIIGRSLDNSTEIAQDLGYLDPAPGLIIHPGQIKDFAPEKLCIMISGTQGEPMSALSRAAVNNHKHAHIEPGDTVLMSSRVIPGNEKSIYRVIDHLERRDAKVIYDDGASGLIHVSGHGSQEELRLMINLVRPKFFIPIHGDYRHLKRHAELASSMGLVEKAILIEDGDVLELDQHSVTKTGQITVGRVCIDSGGAASDVVEDLVIRDRRHLSEDGIVLPIIAINKGTGRLENLPEIVMRGMAVPEESLIAEARQVVQRTLDGSSGEEKADYGVIKEKIRTDLKRFIQKSMSRRPLIMPVILEI, from the coding sequence ATGGCACAAGATAAATTGAAGCTGATTCCGCTGGGAGGGTTAGGCGAGTTCGGAATGAACTGCATGGCTCTCCGCTGGCAGGATGACATTATTGTCATTGACGCCGGCTTGATGTTCCCCGAAGAAGAGCTGCTAGGGGTCGACGTCGTTGTACCAGACATCAGCTATCTGACTGAAAACCGGGAGAAAGTCCGCGGCATCGTGTTGACGCATGGCCATGAAGACCACATCGGCGGTCTACCGTGGATCCTTTCGGAGCTGAATGTTCCGGTCTTCGGCACAGAGTTCACGCTGGCCTTTGTGGAAGGCAAGCTGGAAGAACACGAGCTGCTGGATGATGCCGATCTGAACGAGATCACTCCGGGACAGCGACTGACACTGGGGCCGTTCTCGATTCTGCCGATTCGAGTCACCCATTCACTGGTCGACTGCGTAGCGCTGGCCATCTATACACCGGTTGGTATCGTCCTGCATACCGGCGACTTCAAGGTGGATCTCTCCCCCACAGATGGACAGCCCTTCGATTTGCAGGCCTTTGCGGAACTGGGTAAGCAGGGTGTGCTGGCGTTGCTGCAGGATTCCACCAACGTAGACCGGCGCGGTTATACGCCGAGCGAAAAGGCTGTGCTACCGCGGTTGAATGAGATCTTCGGGCAGACGAAGAAGAAGTTGTTCTTCAGCTGCTTCTCCTCGTCCATTCATAGAATCCGTCTGGCGATGGAGCTTGCCGCCGAGCACGGGCGCAAGGTTGCCATCATCGGGCGCTCGCTCGATAACTCGACCGAGATTGCACAGGACCTGGGCTATCTCGATCCCGCGCCAGGGCTGATTATTCATCCCGGCCAAATCAAGGACTTCGCTCCGGAGAAGCTGTGCATCATGATCAGTGGAACCCAGGGCGAGCCCATGAGCGCGCTGAGCCGGGCCGCGGTCAACAATCACAAGCATGCGCACATTGAGCCCGGCGATACCGTGCTGATGAGCTCGCGTGTCATTCCAGGCAACGAGAAGTCGATCTATCGTGTGATCGATCACCTTGAACGCCGTGATGCAAAAGTGATCTACGACGACGGCGCATCCGGCCTGATCCACGTAAGCGGACACGGAAGCCAGGAAGAATTACGTCTGATGATCAATCTCGTGCGGCCAAAGTTCTTCATTCCGATTCATGGCGACTATCGTCACCTGAAGCGTCATGCAGAGCTGGCCTCGTCGATGGGGCTGGTCGAAAAGGCCATCCTGATCGAAGATGGCGACGTGCTGGAGCTGGACCAGCACTCCGTGACGAAGACCGGCCAAATCACGGTAGGCCGCGTCTGTATCGACTCCGGCGGCGCGGCCTCCGACGTGGTCGAAGACCTGGTGATTCGCGACCGGCGGCATCTGAGTGAGGATGGCATCGTGTTGCCAATCATCGCCATCAACAAGGGCACGGGGCGGCTCGAAAACCTACCCGAGATTGTGATGCGCGGCATGGCGGTCCCGGAAGAGAGTCTGATCGCAGAGGCTCGGCAAGTGGTACAGCGCACGCTCGATGGCTCCTCTGGTGAAGAAAAGGCCGACTATGGCGTCATCAAAGAGAAGATCCGGACCGATCTGAAGCGGTTTATCCAAAAGAGCATGAGCCGCAGACCGCTGATTATGCCAGTGATCCTCGAGATCTGA